A region from the Wansuia hejianensis genome encodes:
- the minD gene encoding septum site-determining protein MinD has protein sequence MNDVIVVTSGKGGVGKTTTAANLGIGLAALQKKVVMVDTDIGLRNLDVVLGLENRIVYNLVDVIEGRCRLKQALIRDKRQKDLYLLPSAQTRDKTAVTPEQMCKLCEELKTEFDYVILDCPAGIEQGFQNAIAGANRAVVVTTPEVSSIRDADRIIGILEASDLRDISLVINRIRPDMVKRGEMMSVEDVEEILAVPLIGVIPDDEHVVVATNQGEPITGSASAAGTAYQNISRRINGEEVPYLELTAKKGFFRRIFKK, from the coding sequence ATGAACGACGTAATTGTAGTAACATCTGGAAAAGGCGGTGTGGGAAAGACTACCACAGCCGCCAATCTGGGCATAGGGCTCGCAGCCCTTCAAAAAAAGGTTGTGATGGTGGATACCGATATCGGCCTCCGGAATCTGGATGTGGTTTTGGGACTGGAGAACAGGATTGTCTATAATCTGGTGGACGTGATCGAAGGCCGCTGCCGCCTCAAACAGGCGCTGATCCGGGACAAGCGCCAGAAGGATCTTTATTTGCTGCCATCCGCCCAGACCCGGGACAAGACTGCGGTGACTCCGGAACAGATGTGCAAGCTCTGTGAAGAATTGAAGACGGAATTCGATTATGTGATCCTGGATTGCCCGGCCGGGATTGAACAGGGATTCCAGAATGCCATTGCCGGAGCCAACCGGGCTGTAGTAGTTACCACGCCTGAGGTTTCATCCATCCGTGACGCAGACAGAATTATCGGTATTCTGGAGGCCTCCGATCTGAGAGATATTTCTCTGGTCATCAACCGCATCCGCCCGGATATGGTGAAACGGGGGGAAATGATGTCGGTGGAGGATGTGGAAGAGATCCTGGCTGTACCGCTGATCGGGGTCATTCCGGACGATGAGCATGTGGTTGTTGCCACGAACCAGGGCGAACCCATCACAGGCTCGGCTTCAGCCGCGGGAACTGCCTACCAGAATATCAGCCGCCGGATCAACGGGGAAGAAGTGCC